In a genomic window of Sulfurimonas denitrificans DSM 1251:
- a CDS encoding sensor histidine kinase, translating into MNLGEVTNEMLLEEIQKRFLERDLIIADSKKMLKKLEDVNKRLTKSEENRSKFMSIIKNEFNNPIFSMISLSKSLLKSSSDEKVSFIGESLYEESLMLNFQIKNIITAAEIEAGTIPIESSKIDFLDILLQIKEELKYPLQHKKIDLQTKISSDDIIYLDREKLYLILLNLISNAVEFSPVDSKVIVEISEENNYIKLVVQDFGEGIDESDYENIFKRFHQAHSGMNRAHRGQGLGLSVVRDLVDLLDGEVHFESTLFKSTRFEITLAKSLKSDENLFGDDDFLFVSDSAGEEF; encoded by the coding sequence ATGAATTTAGGCGAAGTTACAAATGAGATGTTGCTAGAAGAGATTCAAAAGAGATTTTTAGAGAGAGATTTAATCATAGCAGATAGTAAAAAGATGCTAAAAAAACTCGAAGATGTAAACAAAAGACTCACAAAATCAGAAGAGAACAGAAGCAAGTTTATGTCTATCATCAAAAATGAGTTTAACAACCCTATCTTTAGCATGATAAGCCTCTCAAAATCGCTCTTAAAGTCAAGCAGTGATGAGAAAGTCAGCTTTATTGGCGAGTCTTTGTATGAAGAGTCTTTAATGCTTAATTTTCAGATAAAAAACATCATAACAGCCGCAGAGATAGAAGCGGGAACTATCCCCATAGAGTCCTCTAAGATAGACTTTTTGGATATTTTGCTACAAATAAAAGAGGAGTTGAAATATCCGCTTCAACATAAAAAGATAGATTTGCAGACAAAAATCTCATCTGATGATATTATCTATTTAGATAGAGAAAAACTCTACTTAATCCTTTTAAATCTTATCTCAAATGCTGTTGAGTTCTCTCCCGTTGATTCAAAGGTAATCGTAGAGATAAGCGAAGAGAATAACTATATAAAGCTAGTTGTTCAGGACTTTGGAGAGGGGATTGATGAGAGTGATTATGAAAATATCTTTAAGCGTTTTCATCAAGCACACAGCGGTATGAACAGAGCGCACAGAGGGCAGGGGCTTGGGCTCTCTGTTGTTAGAGATTTGGTGGATTTACTTGATGGCGAGGTTCATTTTGAGAGTACTCTGTTTAAATCTACCCGCTTTGAAATTACTCTTGCAAAATCGCTTAAGAGTGATGAGAATCTCTTTGGTGATGATGACTTTTTATTTGTATCGGATAGTGCTGGTGAGGAGTTTTAA
- a CDS encoding chemotaxis protein CheD has translation MEYEKKYIHSSQLFVAVRPSVIQTVLGSCVAVCLYDSKMQISGMNHYLLPLWNNDGLASPKYGNIAISKLIEAMEAVGCQRRDMVAKLFGGASPNNFNAQNGMLVGEKNIQIAHHILSEQRIKIVASDLGGTRGRKISLESNSGRVMLKYVQKTEF, from the coding sequence ATGGAGTACGAAAAAAAGTATATCCACTCAAGTCAGCTCTTTGTAGCAGTACGCCCATCAGTTATACAGACGGTTTTAGGCTCATGTGTCGCTGTTTGCTTATATGATTCAAAAATGCAAATCTCTGGGATGAACCACTACCTTCTGCCTCTTTGGAACAATGATGGACTAGCTAGTCCAAAGTATGGAAACATAGCAATTTCAAAGCTTATAGAGGCGATGGAAGCGGTTGGGTGTCAAAGAAGAGATATGGTTGCCAAACTCTTTGGAGGAGCTAGTCCTAACAACTTCAATGCACAAAACGGCATGTTAGTTGGAGAGAAAAACATTCAAATAGCGCACCACATTCTCAGTGAGCAACGCATAAAAATAGTTGCTAGTGATTTAGGCGGAACAAGAGGCAGAAAAATCTCTCTTGAGTCAAACAGTGGGCGTGTGATGCTCAAGTATGTTCAAAAAACAGAGTTTTAA
- a CDS encoding protein-glutamate methylesterase/protein-glutamine glutaminase: MAIRVLIVDDSATARTVLKDVLSKDSEIEVIATAPDAYVARDKIVQLKPDVICLDVEMPRMDGISFLKKIMKYFPTPVLMVSSLTQDGAQVTFDALEAGAIDYVAKPHSNIYDGIDEIQKELIQKVKMVASSNLSARIEAAKAKTSTLEYKPKATYSLAQTTNKLIAIGASTGGTVALAELIARFTKDTPGVVVVQHMPSGFTNSFAQRLNSLCEVEVKEAEDGDIIGRGRVLVAPGDLHMVVRRDGGNYRVKLGTGEKISGHRPSVDVLFNSVASHVGSNAIGVLLTGMGSDGAKGMLKMKTSGASTIAQDEKSSIVWGMPKVAYEIGAVDFVEPLSNIDVKIASLLSERK; the protein is encoded by the coding sequence GTGGCAATTAGAGTTCTAATAGTAGATGATAGCGCAACAGCTAGAACAGTCCTAAAGGATGTTCTAAGTAAAGATAGCGAGATAGAAGTAATTGCCACAGCACCCGATGCTTATGTAGCAAGAGATAAGATAGTTCAACTAAAACCAGATGTTATCTGTCTTGATGTTGAGATGCCACGAATGGATGGAATCAGCTTTTTAAAAAAGATTATGAAGTACTTTCCTACTCCAGTTTTAATGGTATCTTCACTTACTCAAGATGGAGCGCAAGTTACTTTTGATGCGCTTGAAGCTGGAGCAATAGACTATGTTGCAAAACCTCACTCAAATATTTATGATGGTATAGATGAGATACAAAAAGAGCTAATCCAAAAAGTAAAAATGGTAGCCTCTTCAAATTTAAGTGCAAGAATAGAAGCCGCAAAAGCAAAAACTTCAACGCTGGAGTATAAACCAAAAGCTACATACTCTCTAGCTCAAACTACAAACAAACTCATAGCCATTGGTGCATCAACTGGCGGAACAGTGGCACTAGCTGAGCTAATCGCCCGTTTTACAAAAGATACACCAGGGGTTGTGGTTGTTCAACATATGCCAAGCGGGTTTACAAACTCTTTTGCACAGAGGCTTAACTCTCTTTGTGAGGTTGAAGTAAAAGAGGCAGAAGATGGCGACATTATAGGGCGTGGAAGAGTTCTTGTTGCTCCAGGAGATTTGCACATGGTGGTGCGAAGAGATGGCGGAAACTATAGAGTAAAGCTAGGAACTGGCGAGAAGATAAGCGGACATAGACCCTCAGTTGATGTTTTGTTTAACTCAGTTGCCTCTCATGTTGGTTCAAATGCCATAGGTGTACTCTTAACAGGTATGGGAAGTGATGGAGCAAAGGGGATGTTAAAGATGAAAACAAGCGGTGCTTCAACAATCGCTCAAGATGAGAAAAGCTCTATTGTGTGGGGAATGCCAAAGGTTGCTTATGAGATTGGCGCTGTTGATTTTGTAGAGCCACTCTCTAACATAGATGTAAAAATAGCATCACTTCTTAGTGAGAGAAAGTAA